The proteins below come from a single Kosakonia sp. SMBL-WEM22 genomic window:
- a CDS encoding DUF2065 domain-containing protein: MNATIWLALALVLVLEGLGPMLYPRAWRRMIASLSQLPDNILRRFGGGLVVAGIVVYYMLRKTIG; this comes from the coding sequence ATGAACGCAACAATCTGGCTCGCTCTGGCGTTAGTTTTGGTGCTGGAAGGGCTTGGCCCGATGCTCTATCCACGTGCCTGGCGGCGAATGATCGCTTCATTGAGCCAGCTCCCGGATAATATTTTGCGCCGTTTTGGCGGCGGACTTGTGGTCGCAGGCATCGTTGTCTACTACATGTTGAGGAAAACGATTGGCTGA
- the hflC gene encoding protease modulator HflC translates to MRKSVIAIITIIVLVVLFTSIFVVREGERGISMRFGKVLRDGDNKPLVFEPGLHFKLPFIESVKLLDARIQTMDNQADRFVTKEKKDLIVDSYIKWRISDFSRYYLATGGGDVSQAELLLKRKFSDRLRSEIGRLDVKDIVTDSRGRLTSEVRDALNSGSAGTEDEVVTPAADNAIAKAAERVQAETNGKVPVINPNSMAALGIEVVDVRIKQINLPTEVSDAIYNRMRAEREAVARRHRSQGQEEAEKLRATADYEVTKTLAEAERQGRIMRGEGDAEAAKLFADAFSQDPDFYAFIRSLRAYENSFDSNQDVMVLSPDSDFFRYMKTPTSTAR, encoded by the coding sequence ATGCGTAAGTCAGTTATTGCGATCATCACCATCATCGTGCTGGTAGTGCTTTTCACCTCGATTTTCGTGGTGCGAGAGGGCGAGCGAGGCATTTCAATGCGCTTCGGTAAAGTGCTGCGTGACGGCGACAACAAGCCATTAGTCTTCGAGCCGGGCCTGCACTTCAAACTGCCATTTATTGAGTCGGTCAAACTGCTTGATGCGCGTATCCAGACTATGGATAACCAGGCGGATCGCTTTGTGACCAAAGAGAAGAAAGACCTGATCGTTGACTCCTATATCAAGTGGCGTATCAGCGATTTCAGCCGTTATTACCTGGCTACCGGCGGCGGTGACGTCTCCCAGGCGGAGCTGCTGCTTAAACGTAAATTCTCAGACCGTCTGCGCTCTGAGATTGGTCGTCTGGATGTTAAAGATATCGTGACCGACTCTCGCGGTCGCTTAACTTCGGAAGTGCGTGACGCGCTGAATTCCGGCTCTGCCGGTACTGAAGATGAGGTGGTTACGCCAGCGGCGGATAATGCGATCGCTAAAGCCGCTGAACGCGTTCAGGCTGAAACGAACGGTAAAGTGCCGGTCATTAATCCGAACAGTATGGCGGCGCTGGGCATTGAAGTGGTCGATGTGCGTATTAAGCAGATCAACCTGCCGACGGAAGTGTCAGACGCGATTTACAACCGTATGCGCGCCGAGCGTGAAGCGGTTGCGCGTCGCCACCGTTCACAGGGCCAGGAAGAGGCGGAAAAACTGCGCGCTACCGCAGACTATGAAGTGACCAAAACGCTGGCGGAAGCCGAGCGTCAGGGGCGCATCATGCGTGGTGAGGGCGATGCCGAAGCGGCGAAACTGTTTGCTGATGCCTTCAGCCAGGATCCCGACTTCTACGCCTTTATCCGTAGCCTGCGTGCGTACGAAAACAGCTTCGACAGCAATCAGGATGTGATGGTGTTAAGCCCGGACAGCGATTTCTTCCGTTATATGAAGACGCCGACCTCTACCGCACGCTAA